Proteins encoded together in one Coffea arabica cultivar ET-39 chromosome 2c, Coffea Arabica ET-39 HiFi, whole genome shotgun sequence window:
- the LOC113724068 gene encoding deoxypodophyllotoxin synthase-like, with amino-acid sequence MAASQSRCKLPIVDLKKDNLKPGTSSWTATCDSVRHALEEYGCFLVVQDHVSAQFEKEVFDVVRELFDLPTETKSQNSLDMFLGYVGQLPHAPLHESMEIPNATTIDGVQAFTDLMWPSGNKRFCETMLTYAKLVAEVEQTVDKMVFASYGAMDHLESHIESSTYILRPLKYTPPEMHNNVDVGADVHTDKSFITMLHQNQVNALKVQARNGEWIDVDFSPASFLVLAGDAYQAWSNDRIHPPRHQVIMAENKERYCIALFAYNYGMVNVPEILIDEKHPLAFKPFDNFDLLRFFLSRTTDMSSSTAKAYCGINA; translated from the exons ATGGCCGCTTCGCAGTCACGCTGCAAACTCCCCATCGTAGATCTCAAAAAAGACAACTTGAAACCAGGTACAAGTTCATGGACAGCGACTTGTGACTCAGTCCGCCATGCTCTCGAAGAATATGGCTGTTTTTTGGTAGTGCAGGATCATGTTTCTGCacaatttgaaaaggaagtctTTGATGTGGTGAGGGAATTGTTTGATCTTCCTACTGAAACAAAATCCCAAAATAGCCTCGACATGTTCTTAGGCTATGTTGGTCAACTTCCTCATGCTCCTCTCCACGAAAGCATGGAAATTCCCAATGCAACAACGATTGATGGAGTTCAAGCTTTCACAGATCTCATGTGGCCTTCAGGAAACAAGAGATTTTG TGAAACTATGCTAACTTATGCAAAGTTGGTGGCTGAAGTGGAACAAACAGTGGACAAGATGGTATTCGCAAGCTACGGTGCAATGGACCACTTGGAATCACATATTGAGTCTTCCACATATATCCTTCGACCACTAAAGTACACCCCACCAGAAATGCACAACAACGTTGATGTTGGCGCTGATGTTCATACTGATAAGAGCTTCATCACCATGCTTCATCAGAACCAAGTGAATGCCTTGAAGGTACAAGCAAGGAATGGGGAATGGATTGATGTGGACTTCTCACCAGCATCGTTTCTCGTCCTAGCAGGCGACGCCTACCAG GCATGGAGCAATGACAGAATTCACCCTCCAAGGCACCAAGTGATCATGGCAGAAAACAAGGAAAGGTACTGCATTGCCCTGTTTGCTTACAACTACGGGATGGTGAATGTACCGGAGATACTAATTGATGAAAAGCACCCCTTGGCATTTAAGCCATTTGATAATTTTGATTTACTCCGGTTCTTCTTGTCACGCACGACCGACATGTCCTCCAGTACTGCTAAAGCCTATTGTGGCATTAACGCCTGA
- the LOC113726837 gene encoding probable 2-oxoglutarate-dependent dioxygenase AOP1, with the protein MDNPKLQKLPVINFGKENLQHGTNGWSFARNEVRHALEECGCFLAVYDAVSFKLRDSVFSALEKLFDLPAETKKKNTSDRGLFGYFSIDGDSSNHESMGIENSTDIEEVKKLSKLVWPRGNDDNFSGIIHECANLMSELEEVVIRMVYESYGVEKLKCDSHLDSNMHLLRFNRYISHGVDEKTVSSNAHTDKTFITILTESRENGLEVKLKDGQWVPVDFLPSSFVVMAGEAAMAWRNSRIQPCFHRVLTNANAKRLSLGLFSFNKGVIHIPQELIDDEHPQRFKSFDNLGLLDFFLEEKRMGLPTDSTTKKYCGL; encoded by the exons ATGGATAACCCAAAGTTGCAAAAACTTCCTGTCATCAACTTCGGCAAGGAGAATTTGCAGCATGGCACAAATGGCTGGTCCTTCGCACGCAACGAAGTCCGCCACGCTCTTGAAGAGTGCGGTTGCTTTCTTGCTGTGTATGATGCAGTTTCTTTCAAGTTGAGGGATTCAGTATTTTCTGCGCTAGAAAAACTGTTCGATCTTCCCgcggaaacaaaaaagaagaacaCTTCTGATAGgggtttatttggttattttagcATTGACGGTGACTCATCTAATCATGAGAGCATGGGAATCGAAAATTCAACCGACATAGAAGAAGTCAAGAAATTATCTAAGCTCGTGTGGCCCCGAGGAAATGATGACAATTTCAG TGGGATTATCCATGAATGTGCAAATCTGATGTCGGAGTTGGAAGAAGTGGTGATTAGAATGGTTTACGAAAGCTACGGGGTAGAGAAGCTGAAGTGTGATTCTCACCTAGATTCAAACATGCACTTGCTTCGGTTCAACAGATATATATCGCATGGAGTTGACGAGAAAACCGTCAGTTCTAATGCTCATACTGATAAGACCTTCATCACAATTCTTACTGAGAGTCGAGAAAATGGATTGGAGGTAAAATTGAAGGATGGGCAATGGGTCCCTGTTGATTTCTTGCCTTCATCATTTGTTGTTATGGCAGGAGAAGCAGCAATG GCCTGGAGAAACAGCAGAATACAACCTTGTTTTCATCGAGTTTTAACGAACGCGAATGCAAAAAGATTATCATTGGGGTTGTTCTCTTTCAATAAGGGGGTCATACACATCCCTCAGGAGTTGATTGATGATGAACATCCACAGCGCTTTAAGTCATTTGATAACCTGGGATTGCTCGATTTCTTTCTCGAAGAAAAGCGAATGGGCCTGCCAACTGATTCTACCACCAAGAAATATTGTGGTCTTTGA
- the LOC113726838 gene encoding probable 2-oxoglutarate-dependent dioxygenase AOP1, which produces MDNPKLQKLPVVNFGQENLQHGTKSWSLARNEVRHALEEYGCFLAVYDAVSFKLRDSVFSALEKLFDLPVETKKKNTSDTLFFGYICDDRDPSIRENMGIENSTDIEEVKKFSKLMWPQGNDDNFSGIIHECANLLSELEQVVIRMVFESYGVEKLKCDSHIDSIMYVLRFNNYKAPGVDEKTVIAPPHTDKCLISILAPSQVNGLEVNLKDEQWIPVDFLPSSFVVMAGDALMAWSNDRIRPCLHRVHMNANARRSSVLMTSYHKGVVHIPQELIDEENPQRYKPFDHLEYHNFLKKELQTGQHLQCDAIKRYCGV; this is translated from the exons ATGGATAACCCAAAGTTGCAAAAACTTCCTGTCGTCAACTTCGGCCAAGAGAATTTGCAGCATGGCACAAAAAGCTGGTCCTTGGCACGCAACGAAGTCCGCCACGCTCTTGAAGAGTACGGTTGCTTTCTTGCTGTGTATGATGCAGTTTCTTTCAAGTTGAGGGATTCAGTATTTTCTGCGCTAGAAAAGCTATTCGATCTTCCCgtggaaacaaaaaagaagaacaCTTCTGATACGCTTTTCTTTGGTTATATTTGCGACGACCGTGACCCATCTATTCGTGAGAACATGGGAATCGAAAATTCAACCGACATAGAAGAAGTCAAGAAATTCTCCAAGCTCATGTGGCCCCAAGGAAATGATGACAATTTCAG TGGGATCATCCATGAATGTGCAAATCTGTTATCGGAGTTGGAACAAGTGGTGATTAGAATGGTTTTCGAAAGCTATGGGGTAGAGAAGCTGAAGTGTGATTCTCACATAGATTCAATCATGTACGTGCTTCGGTTCAACAACTACAAGGCGCCTGGAGTAGACGAGAAAACCGTGATTGCTCCCCCTCATACTGATAAGTGCCTCATCTCAATTCTTGCTCCGAGTCAAGTTAACGGATTGGAGGTAAACTTGAAGGATGAGCAGTGGATCCCCGTTGACTTCTTGCCTTCATCATTTGTTGTTATGGCAGGAGATGCATTAATG GCATGGAGCAACGACAGAATACGACCTTGTCTTCATCGAGTTCATATGAACGCGAACGCAAGAAGATCCTCAGTGTTGATGACCTCTTACCACAAGGGGGTCGTGCACATTCCTCAGGAGTTGATTGATGAGGAAAATCCACAGCGCTATAAGCCATTTGATCACCTGGAATACCATAATTTCTTaaagaaagaattgcaaactGGGCAGCACCTTCAGTGTGACGCCATCAAGAGATATTGTGGCGTTTGA